In Methyloceanibacter stevinii, the sequence ATGAACAGGACGACAAGGCCGGCAAGGATGAGCCAGAGGAACGGCGCGCCGGCCATGGCGCGATTGGGCGCGACGCCCTTCACCCATACCACATAGGCCGCATAGATCAGGAAAGGCAGTAGAAACAACAGGATGTTGATGAGAACAATGCGCAACATCGCGTTCGGCAGTCTCCCCTGATCGGCTTGTTACACGCGGTCTTCTTACGCCGCTTGCGTGGAATCCTATCGCTCGTTCTTTTCCCAGGCCGTGTATGCGGCATGAATAAGCAACGGAAAAAGGACAAACAGAATGTCGATGAGCACTTGCTGCATTAGGCCCGCAGGTCTCCTCAAAAATCGTGGTCCCAGCCAACTGAAATAGGTGGCCAGCATCCAGAGCTTAACTGCGCGACGAGCCGAAATCGAGCGCGCCGTCAATATGTGGTTGCTTGTGCATCACGCGTCCATGGGAAAGGGAAAGAACGCGCCGCAACTCCAGACGCCGGGCCCCTCATCGGTCTCCACGGTCAACTCGGCGAGTTCGTAATAGACCGCGCGCGAGAGCTGGGCCCGCAGCCCGTTCCGCACGTCCACGTAAGGCGCCTGACCGCCTTCCGGCTCGGCGCGAAATCCGATTGCGTGTTCGGGCCCCGCGGTGACTTCGTCGTCCACATTGGTGGTGAAGGTGAGACGCTGGTCGGGCCCTTCTCCGTCCCGCGCCATCGAGACCGCGATGAACGGTTCGCCCTCGACTTCGATGGGCACTTTCTCCACGGGCGTGACGAGGTAGAACCCGTCGTCTTCGCGTCTCAGCACGGTCGAAAACAGCTTCACGAGAGGCTTTCGCCCGATGGGCGAACCCTCGTAGAACCAGGTGCCGTCGCGGGCGATTTTCAGGCCGATATCCCCGCAAACATTAAGCTTTGGCAATGATGCCTCGGCCGGTTTGCCGCCATCACTGGCAGATGCTACGAGTCCTTGGGAGTACTTTTTAGGCATTGTCGTATTGAGCCCAAAACGACCTTGTGTTCGCAAGAAAGAACTTAAGAGACACGAACAAGGGATTGTGATCCGATTGCCGGCCAAAGTGTTCTGCTTCCATACGACTTTAGCCCTATTTTTCCTCCAGCTTGTGGATTCACCCAAACGGAAACGTAGATAAGACAGTCATGACCACACTTGAATCGGAGCCCCAGCTCGTCGACCGCCTCGACGAAATCGGAAGCAAAATCCAGGATGTACGCGAGGCGACCTCGTCCGTCATCTTCGGTCAGGAGCGGGTCATTGACTTGGCGCTGGTGACGCTGCTCTCGGGTGGCCATGCCCTCCTCATCGGCGTGCCGGGCCTTGCCAAGACGAGCCTCGTCGAAACGCTGGGCGCCGTGCT encodes:
- a CDS encoding DUF1285 domain-containing protein, which encodes MPKKYSQGLVASASDGGKPAEASLPKLNVCGDIGLKIARDGTWFYEGSPIGRKPLVKLFSTVLRREDDGFYLVTPVEKVPIEVEGEPFIAVSMARDGEGPDQRLTFTTNVDDEVTAGPEHAIGFRAEPEGGQAPYVDVRNGLRAQLSRAVYYELAELTVETDEGPGVWSCGAFFPFPMDA
- a CDS encoding DUF6111 family protein, translating into MLRIVLINILLFLLPFLIYAAYVVWVKGVAPNRAMAGAPFLWLILAGLVVLFIGLLTLVEFTGGDREGSYQPSVLQDGVIKPGGID